The DNA segment TCTCGGTGATCTCCAGCGCCTCCTCGCCGGTGTCGGGCTGGGCCACCAAGAGATTGTCTATGTCGACGCCCAGGGCCTTGGCGTACTTGGGATCCATGGCATGCTCGGCGTCTATGTAGGCGGCGGTGCCGCCCAGCTTTTGGGCCTGGGCCACTATGGACAGGGCCAGGGTGGTCTTGCCGGAGGCCTCCGGGCCGTATATCTCCACGATCCTGCCCCGGGGCACCCCGCCCACTCCCAGGGCCGCATCCAGCGAGATGGACCCGGTGGGGATCACCTCCACCGGAACGATCGCCGAATTGGAGCCCAGTTTCATTATCGAGCCTTTTCCGAACTGCTTTTCTATCTGAGAAAGAGCCAGATCCAAAGCTTTTGATTTTTCTGCCGCTGTGTCTGCCATTGATTTGTCCTCCGTGTAAACAATAATTTAATTTGTTGTTATATAAATAGTTATGGATTTTAATTCTACCAATTTTTCCTCTGGTTGTCAATTCGTAATGCTGGATTTTTCCTTAGCCCAGCCCTTAAGGACTGGGCTAAGGATAGCAATTTACCATTTCCTATTTATTTACTTTGTAATTTACAACTCAGGCCCGACAATTTCTAGCCTTTTGTCCGGCGGTATCCCCCGGTGAACAGACAATCCAGGAACGGAGTGAACAGGCTGGCCGTCAGCGCCGAGAATATCAGACCCTGGTAAAGCAGGCCTTTCATGGCAAACAGCGCAAAGACCGTCCCGGCCAAAAGCCCGTAGATGGTCTGCCCCCAACCGGTCAGCGGCGTATGATGATTGTCAATGGCCAGTATCCCGGACAGGAAAAGCAAGGCCTGCAGTCCGGCCAGGTCGATCGTTCCTATCGGGGGGACGCCGGTCATTTGGCTGGTCAGTGATAACACCGCACCGGTCGACAGCATTGACAGCAGTAGAATTCTGACCTTGTAGAGCCTCCCTGTCAGCAACAGGAGCATAAACAGACTGAAGGCCAATGGCAGCCAGCCGGTCATGAAGTAAAAATTCCCTTTGGCCCAGCCTCCGCTGTTGGCAGACCAGTGATAGACCGGGTCCAAGCCGTACGGGGTGGCCAGCACGAATAATGCGAAGGTCAGGGCCATGAAATTCACCGGCGCCAGCCGGTCCTTTTCCGAAAGCAAGGCCCTGGCTCCCGAGATAACGATCCCGGCCAAAAGCGGATAATACCAATCAACGCCGGCAGGCATCAGCAGGGCAATTACGGTGGCGGTGAAGAAAGCCCCGGCCAGGTCCAGAAAATTGCGGCGCCATTTTTTTATGATCAGCGGCAGGATCACTGAGCCGGCCAGCCCGGCAAGCAGGGAATACAAAAATCCTGTCCCGAAAAGATATAGGGCGGAAAAGACCATGGGGGCTATGGCCGCCAGCCTGCGGATATTCAACTGTTTCAGACGATAGCGGCTGGCAATATGGGGAGGCAGGGAAACATTCAGCATCACAGTTTGCCCTCCAGTATCATTTTTCCCACTTTTATCTGGTGCGACAGCAGCAGCCCGCTGGGGCAGATAAAGGTACAGAGTCCGCATTCCAGGCAGTTCTCCGGTCTTTGCCGGGCCAGTTCCTGGTTCTGTCCGTCGCGGACCAGGG comes from the bacterium genome and includes:
- a CDS encoding RnfABCDGE type electron transport complex subunit D, whose amino-acid sequence is MLNVSLPPHIASRYRLKQLNIRRLAAIAPMVFSALYLFGTGFLYSLLAGLAGSVILPLIIKKWRRNFLDLAGAFFTATVIALLMPAGVDWYYPLLAGIVISGARALLSEKDRLAPVNFMALTFALFVLATPYGLDPVYHWSANSGGWAKGNFYFMTGWLPLAFSLFMLLLLTGRLYKVRILLLSMLSTGAVLSLTSQMTGVPPIGTIDLAGLQALLFLSGILAIDNHHTPLTGWGQTIYGLLAGTVFALFAMKGLLYQGLIFSALTASLFTPFLDCLFTGGYRRTKG